A window from Photobacterium atrarenae encodes these proteins:
- a CDS encoding biotin-dependent carboxyltransferase family protein produces the protein MSLTVVTPGPLSLLQDLGRHGHQHIGVSPGGPMDEHAFLWANRLLDNPNHAAQIEIAMGQFSCQFHTETTIALTGADMAAKLNQQPISPWQSFSVRAGDQLTLRGSQAGIRAYLAVKDGFVVDPVLNSCATVMRDSLGGPDTQGRKLAAQDCLHYSATPAQPLRRVPRQFIPQYGQDVTLEVIPGYQYAQFAPEQQQRFFSHTYTVTPQIDRMGYRLAGEAITCQTTSLISEGIALGAIQIPADGQPIVLMRDRQTIGGYPKIGCLTASSLSKLAQCQPGAQIRFVEKDLYQAEAERMIEQHFFHSYVGKKRAEAIINQALTT, from the coding sequence ATGAGTTTAACCGTAGTCACACCGGGGCCCCTGAGCCTGCTTCAGGATCTGGGACGCCACGGCCACCAGCATATCGGGGTCAGCCCCGGCGGCCCGATGGACGAGCATGCATTTTTGTGGGCCAACCGCCTGCTGGATAACCCGAACCATGCCGCCCAGATTGAAATTGCCATGGGGCAGTTCAGCTGTCAGTTTCACACCGAGACCACTATCGCCCTGACCGGCGCGGACATGGCGGCAAAACTCAACCAGCAACCCATCTCGCCCTGGCAAAGCTTCAGCGTACGGGCCGGCGACCAACTGACCCTAAGGGGTAGCCAGGCCGGGATCCGAGCATACCTGGCCGTCAAGGACGGCTTCGTTGTTGATCCCGTTCTCAATAGCTGTGCAACCGTGATGCGAGACAGCCTCGGCGGCCCGGATACCCAAGGCCGCAAGTTAGCCGCGCAAGATTGCCTGCACTATAGCGCCACGCCCGCGCAGCCTTTGCGCCGGGTACCGCGCCAATTCATCCCGCAGTACGGTCAGGATGTGACGCTGGAAGTGATCCCCGGCTATCAATATGCGCAGTTTGCACCCGAGCAGCAGCAACGCTTTTTCAGCCATACCTACACCGTCACACCGCAAATCGATCGCATGGGCTACCGCCTGGCCGGCGAAGCGATCACCTGCCAGACCACCAGCCTGATCTCCGAGGGGATTGCGCTGGGCGCAATCCAGATCCCTGCCGATGGCCAGCCCATCGTCCTGATGCGCGACCGCCAGACCATCGGCGGCTACCCCAAAATCGGCTGCCTCACCGCCAGCAGCCTGAGCAAACTGGCGCAGTGTCAGCCCGGCGCACAAATTCGCTTTGTCGAAAAAGACCTCTATCAGGCGGAAGCTGAGCGAATGATCGAGCAACATTTTTTCCACAGCTATGTCGGGAAAAAACGGGCAGAAGCAATCATCAATCAGGCTTTGACAACCTAA
- a CDS encoding putative hydro-lyase: MDTSGLQQSLASLSRQALREQIRANTYTGSTSGLVPGYLQANLVMLPADWATDFLLFCQKNPVACPLIGVTEPGQPFLDEIGAAIDISRDVPEYHVFHDGQFTAKVPDLEVYWRDDLVIFVLGCSFSFEEALIQSGLTVRNIEQQRNVSMYDTQITCQPAGRFHGNMVVSMRPFTPKDAIRAIQITSRYPKAHGAPVHFGDPAAIGIQDINTPDYGEAVDIHADEVPVFWACGVTPQNVLRQSKPPICITHAPGKMLITDVLNNALAVL, encoded by the coding sequence ATGGACACGTCCGGATTACAACAATCTCTGGCCTCACTTTCCCGGCAAGCGCTGCGAGAGCAGATCCGAGCCAATACTTATACCGGCTCGACCAGCGGGTTGGTACCGGGCTATCTGCAAGCCAACCTGGTGATGCTGCCTGCAGACTGGGCCACTGATTTCTTGCTGTTCTGCCAGAAAAACCCGGTCGCCTGCCCCTTGATTGGTGTCACCGAGCCCGGTCAGCCGTTTCTGGATGAGATTGGTGCAGCCATTGATATCAGCCGCGACGTCCCGGAATATCACGTTTTCCACGACGGTCAGTTCACGGCCAAAGTGCCGGATCTCGAAGTGTACTGGCGGGATGACCTGGTGATTTTCGTGCTGGGCTGCTCCTTTTCATTTGAAGAAGCCCTAATTCAGTCCGGGTTAACCGTGCGAAACATCGAGCAGCAGCGCAACGTCTCGATGTACGACACCCAAATCACCTGCCAGCCCGCCGGGCGGTTTCACGGCAACATGGTGGTTTCCATGCGCCCGTTTACCCCCAAAGACGCGATCCGCGCGATTCAGATCACCAGCCGCTATCCGAAAGCCCATGGCGCACCGGTCCATTTCGGCGATCCGGCAGCAATTGGGATTCAGGATATTAACACCCCCGATTACGGTGAGGCCGTCGATATTCATGCCGACGAAGTGCCGGTGTTCTGGGCCTGCGGCGTCACACCTCAGAATGTCCTGCGCCAGAGCAAGCCACCAATTTGTATCACCCATGCGCCGGGCAAAATGCTGATCACTGACGTACTCAACAACGCCTTGGCTGTGCTGTAA
- a CDS encoding LysR family transcriptional regulator, producing the protein MLNLKQLETFVWIANLGSFRQAAEQLCTTQPAISTRIANLEQSLNTTLFHREGGVVSLTAKGRELLPLAESILRNTEQLRLKADAATALSGMLRIGVSETLVHTWLPDFLKLIHQQLPEVEVELIVDATVNLSKELLARNIDIALMLGPVTEPVVVNQIICGYPLYWVASPELLGRQNATMADFAQWPLITYARNTAPYHEIARYFKQQETAVRFYSASSLSASVRLVENAVGIASLPKEVICDQLSSGRLVLLDAEWQPSPLQFTVSYINAPASQLTEQAVKLVTCAVARYEQLERRCE; encoded by the coding sequence ATGCTGAATCTCAAACAGCTGGAAACCTTTGTATGGATTGCAAATTTGGGAAGCTTTCGTCAGGCCGCGGAACAGTTGTGTACCACGCAACCAGCGATCTCCACACGGATCGCGAATCTGGAGCAAAGCCTCAACACAACTTTGTTTCACCGTGAAGGCGGGGTGGTGTCATTGACCGCAAAAGGTCGGGAGTTGTTACCCCTGGCGGAGAGCATCCTGAGAAATACTGAGCAACTGCGACTTAAGGCCGACGCGGCAACCGCTTTGTCAGGCATGTTACGGATCGGGGTGTCGGAGACCTTGGTCCATACCTGGTTGCCGGATTTCTTAAAGCTGATCCACCAGCAGCTGCCGGAAGTTGAGGTGGAGCTCATTGTCGATGCGACTGTGAACCTGAGCAAAGAGCTGCTGGCGAGAAATATTGATATCGCGCTGATGCTCGGCCCGGTTACCGAGCCGGTGGTGGTCAATCAGATCATTTGCGGTTACCCCTTGTATTGGGTCGCCAGTCCCGAGCTGCTGGGCAGACAAAACGCGACGATGGCGGATTTTGCCCAATGGCCGTTGATTACTTATGCCCGTAATACCGCGCCTTATCATGAGATTGCCCGTTACTTTAAACAGCAGGAGACGGCGGTCCGCTTTTATTCTGCCAGCTCGTTGTCAGCCAGTGTTCGTCTGGTGGAAAACGCTGTGGGCATTGCGTCGCTACCCAAAGAGGTGATTTGTGATCAGCTGAGCAGTGGCCGATTGGTCCTGCTGGATGCCGAGTGGCAGCCCAGCCCGCTGCAATTTACCGTTTCTTATATCAATGCGCCGGCCAGCCAGTTAACGGAGCAAGCAGTGAAACTGGTCACTTGTGCCGTAGCCCGTTATGAGCAGCTTGAGAGGCGCTGCGAGTGA
- a CDS encoding 5-oxoprolinase subunit PxpA — protein MKINCDMGESFGIWNMGNDAQVMPYLNMANIACGMHASDPTVMLNTVRLAKQHQVTIGAHPGYADLQGFGRRPLNLSQEELAALFIYQIGALAAICQSESMPLSYVKPHGALYNTMMKDDQVFTTLLAALHRYDASLPLVVMAVPNHDHYQAMADKYGIELWFEAFVDRAYDTDGRLMPRSEPGSSYHELTQIRRQATQLIEHGSVTTLEGEVIPVRADTLCIHGDGPQALPTAQLLQQLLQTQQLQREQGRDADTSTTSLAQQHCGGR, from the coding sequence ATGAAAATCAACTGTGATATGGGCGAAAGCTTCGGCATCTGGAACATGGGTAATGATGCGCAGGTGATGCCGTATCTGAATATGGCCAATATTGCCTGTGGCATGCACGCTTCCGATCCCACTGTGATGCTTAATACCGTCCGGCTGGCGAAACAGCATCAAGTCACGATCGGTGCCCATCCCGGTTACGCCGACCTGCAAGGCTTCGGCCGTCGCCCGCTTAACCTGAGCCAGGAAGAACTGGCTGCACTCTTTATTTATCAAATCGGCGCGTTGGCCGCGATCTGCCAGAGTGAGTCGATGCCACTCAGCTATGTCAAACCCCATGGCGCTCTGTACAACACCATGATGAAAGATGATCAGGTGTTCACCACCCTGCTGGCCGCCCTGCACCGCTATGATGCCAGCCTGCCCTTGGTGGTGATGGCAGTGCCCAATCATGACCATTATCAGGCCATGGCAGATAAATACGGCATCGAGCTCTGGTTTGAAGCCTTTGTCGATCGCGCCTACGATACCGACGGTCGCTTAATGCCCCGTTCCGAACCCGGCTCCAGTTATCATGAACTGACGCAAATTCGCCGGCAGGCAACCCAACTGATCGAGCACGGCAGCGTGACAACACTGGAAGGGGAGGTGATCCCAGTACGTGCAGACACCCTGTGCATTCACGGTGATGGCCCGCAAGCCTTGCCGACCGCCCAGCTGTTGCAACAACTACTACAAACGCAGCAATTACAGCGTGAACAAGGTCGTGATGCCGATACGTCCACGACTTCTTTGGCCCAACAACACTGCGGAGGCCGCTGA
- a CDS encoding DMT family transporter: MNYKNYLLLAAIGLIWGSQFLFQDVAVAEISPFWVGASRSVIGTLTLVLLCRVLKLRSRSHSRNQWGLFALIGLLEATIPFVLVPWAQQQLDSSVVAVLMGTIPFFALLCAPLLIRSASITRYGLMSVLLGFGGLVLLFWPALSSGIGSVEPVRGLAVMGAAASFAVALLLLNRVKEEHPLIVARNVLAMASLQLVLIAFVLSPLEASDYAARALGSLVYLGVMCAGVVYYLYMALLQRTGPVFTSMTNYLVPAIGVVIGAVFNHEVVELTTWLALAVIVAALMLNKPPSAENKARPAPHGVPTTEESAAG; the protein is encoded by the coding sequence ATGAATTATAAGAACTATCTGTTATTAGCCGCGATTGGATTGATCTGGGGTTCCCAGTTTTTGTTTCAGGATGTGGCGGTGGCTGAAATCTCACCCTTCTGGGTCGGAGCGAGTCGTTCGGTGATTGGGACACTGACCTTGGTCCTGCTATGTCGGGTGCTGAAATTGCGTAGCCGGAGCCACAGCAGAAACCAATGGGGATTATTTGCCCTGATTGGCTTGCTGGAAGCAACGATTCCGTTCGTGCTGGTTCCCTGGGCACAGCAACAGCTCGATAGCTCCGTTGTCGCTGTACTGATGGGGACGATCCCGTTCTTTGCGCTGCTGTGCGCGCCGCTGTTGATCCGCAGTGCGAGCATTACCCGCTATGGCTTGATGAGTGTGTTACTGGGGTTCGGTGGCCTGGTGCTGCTGTTCTGGCCGGCGCTATCGAGCGGCATTGGCAGCGTGGAACCCGTCCGGGGGCTGGCAGTGATGGGCGCAGCCGCCAGTTTTGCCGTAGCGCTGTTGTTGCTCAACCGGGTGAAAGAGGAACATCCGCTGATTGTGGCCCGGAATGTATTAGCGATGGCGAGTCTCCAGTTGGTCCTGATAGCTTTTGTGCTCTCGCCGCTTGAAGCCAGCGATTACGCAGCTCGTGCACTGGGCTCGCTCGTTTATCTTGGTGTGATGTGTGCCGGAGTCGTGTATTACCTTTATATGGCGCTGTTGCAGCGAACCGGGCCAGTGTTTACCTCAATGACCAATTACCTGGTACCGGCGATTGGTGTGGTGATTGGGGCGGTGTTTAATCATGAAGTGGTTGAACTGACGACCTGGCTGGCTCTGGCGGTGATTGTTGCTGCGTTGATGCTAAACAAACCACCGAGCGCGGAGAATAAAGCGAGGCCAGCGCCGCACGGGGTGCCGACAACCGAAGAATCTGCGGCTGGTTAA
- a CDS encoding RidA family protein, producing MKNSTARNALNHHNPAALFNPTPFGFCHSVAAPNSGELVFISGQSGGEDLEHTLSHDFSRQVEFALKNLGIALAEHGLQFENIVKITVLIVDHNADKLAIWSDAVSRTWDPAHLPASTLIPVPALALEGMQIEVDAIAFKAATE from the coding sequence ATGAAAAATTCAACCGCTCGAAATGCCCTGAACCATCACAATCCTGCCGCGTTGTTTAATCCGACCCCTTTTGGGTTTTGCCATAGTGTCGCTGCACCGAACTCGGGAGAGCTGGTGTTTATCTCCGGCCAGAGCGGCGGTGAAGATCTTGAGCATACCCTGAGCCATGATTTCAGCCGCCAGGTGGAATTTGCCCTCAAAAACCTCGGCATTGCGCTGGCCGAGCATGGATTGCAGTTCGAAAATATCGTCAAAATTACTGTGCTGATTGTCGATCATAACGCGGACAAACTGGCAATCTGGAGCGACGCCGTCAGCCGCACCTGGGATCCGGCACATCTGCCGGCCAGCACCTTGATCCCGGTCCCGGCATTGGCGTTGGAAGGGATGCAGATTGAAGTCGATGCCATCGCGTTCAAAGCTGCGACAGAATAG
- a CDS encoding aspartate aminotransferase family protein produces MKKQTQTLLELDRQCVFHASTHLKQYAAGQVPGRVVTGGHGIRIQDSEGQELIDGFAGLYCVNIGYGRSEMAEAIYEQAKKLAFYHTYVGHTNEAVVHLSERLLAMAPTGMSKVYYGMSGSDANETQLKLVWYYNNVLGRPEKKKVIARDRGYHGSSIASGSMTGLPLFHAYFDLPLDRIKHTVAPYYYRRDDDNMTELEFSRFCADQLEAQILAEGPETVAAMIAEPVLGTGGIVPPPEGYWQAIRPVLDKYDVLLIADEVVCGFGRLGAAFGSILYDMKPDLITVAKGLTSAYQPLSGVMVGEKVWQTLEAGTDTWGAFGHGYTYSGHPLGAAAALCNLDIIARESLVDNARDVGAYLQQQMNAAFGDHPLVGESRGIGMLHALEFSSDRQRRRHFDPNLKVGPQVATACLEQGLIARAMPHGDILGFAPPLIATREDIDQIVAKTTRAVNQVMDQLVTSKQWQPR; encoded by the coding sequence ATGAAAAAACAAACGCAAACCTTACTGGAGCTGGACCGTCAATGTGTGTTTCACGCCTCAACCCATCTGAAGCAGTATGCGGCCGGGCAAGTGCCGGGTCGGGTGGTGACCGGTGGCCACGGGATCCGCATTCAGGATTCGGAAGGCCAGGAATTGATTGACGGCTTTGCTGGCCTTTACTGTGTCAATATCGGCTACGGGCGCAGCGAGATGGCCGAGGCGATTTATGAGCAGGCGAAAAAGCTGGCCTTTTATCACACCTATGTTGGTCATACTAACGAAGCCGTGGTTCATTTGTCTGAACGCTTGCTGGCGATGGCGCCGACCGGGATGAGCAAAGTTTATTACGGCATGTCGGGCAGTGATGCCAATGAAACCCAGCTCAAGCTGGTGTGGTATTACAACAATGTGCTCGGGCGGCCGGAGAAGAAGAAAGTCATTGCCCGGGATCGTGGGTACCACGGCTCCAGTATTGCGTCGGGCTCGATGACCGGGCTGCCCCTGTTTCACGCCTACTTTGATTTACCGCTGGATCGCATCAAGCACACCGTCGCGCCGTATTACTACCGGCGCGATGACGACAATATGACGGAGCTTGAGTTTTCCCGGTTCTGTGCCGATCAACTGGAGGCACAGATCCTGGCCGAGGGGCCGGAGACCGTTGCCGCCATGATTGCCGAGCCTGTATTGGGAACTGGGGGAATAGTCCCGCCGCCCGAGGGCTACTGGCAGGCAATCCGCCCGGTGCTGGATAAATATGATGTGCTGCTGATCGCCGATGAAGTCGTGTGTGGCTTTGGGCGCCTCGGTGCGGCATTTGGCTCGATTTTATATGACATGAAACCGGATCTGATCACCGTGGCGAAAGGACTGACGTCCGCCTACCAGCCGCTTTCCGGCGTGATGGTCGGGGAAAAAGTGTGGCAAACCCTGGAAGCGGGGACCGATACCTGGGGCGCCTTCGGTCACGGGTATACCTATTCCGGCCACCCACTTGGGGCGGCTGCGGCGCTGTGCAACCTGGATATCATTGCCCGGGAGAGTCTGGTCGATAATGCCCGGGATGTCGGGGCGTACCTGCAGCAGCAGATGAACGCGGCGTTCGGCGACCACCCGCTGGTTGGGGAAAGCCGCGGGATCGGTATGCTGCATGCGCTGGAATTTTCGTCTGATCGGCAGCGGCGGCGTCATTTTGATCCCAATTTGAAAGTCGGCCCCCAAGTGGCGACGGCTTGTCTTGAGCAAGGGTTGATCGCTCGGGCGATGCCGCATGGTGATATTCTGGGTTTTGCCCCACCGCTGATCGCGACTCGCGAGGATATCGATCAAATCGTGGCGAAAACAACCCGGGCAGTGAATCAGGTGATGGATCAACTGGTGACCAGCAAGCAATGGCAGCCCCGGTAG
- a CDS encoding NRAMP family divalent metal transporter produces MAAEKIILPSRGTEASASPRSGFNWSLIMGAAFLMATSAVGPGFLTQTTVFTQTLGASFAFVILVSILLDIGAQLNIWRVIVVSKKRAQDIANELLPGLGFAIAGAVALGGLAFNIGNIGGAGMGMNVLFPSLSPIAGAGISAVIAVTIFLLKDAGKVMDRFTVLMGGALIAMTLYVLFSTEPPVAQAMYRSVWPEHIDVIAIVTLVGGTVGGYITFAGAHRLVDAGVTGQEALPQVNRGSISAISLASLVRIILFLAALGVISQGVTLDPSNPPASMFQHAAGNVGYKIFGLVLWAAAITSVIGAAYTSVSFLKTLHPLIEKHARAFIIGFIVTSTLIFCFIGKPVALLIIAGALNGFILPVTLGTMLVAAKKKAIIGSYQHPAWMSLIGWGITVMMAMMSLYTLYNMLLK; encoded by the coding sequence ATGGCAGCTGAAAAAATCATCCTCCCATCGCGTGGCACCGAAGCATCGGCATCCCCCCGCAGCGGGTTTAACTGGTCGTTGATCATGGGCGCGGCCTTTCTGATGGCCACCTCGGCGGTCGGTCCGGGTTTTCTGACCCAGACCACCGTATTTACCCAGACGCTGGGCGCGAGCTTTGCCTTCGTGATTCTGGTGTCGATCCTGCTCGATATCGGCGCGCAACTGAACATCTGGCGGGTCATCGTTGTGTCCAAAAAACGCGCGCAGGATATTGCCAATGAGCTGCTGCCGGGGTTGGGCTTTGCCATTGCAGGCGCCGTCGCACTAGGTGGCCTGGCGTTTAACATCGGGAATATCGGCGGGGCCGGCATGGGAATGAACGTCCTGTTCCCGTCTCTGTCGCCGATTGCCGGGGCCGGTATCAGTGCTGTCATCGCGGTGACGATTTTCCTGCTCAAAGATGCCGGAAAAGTCATGGACCGCTTCACCGTACTCATGGGCGGCGCTTTGATTGCGATGACCCTTTATGTGCTGTTCTCCACAGAACCGCCGGTGGCGCAGGCGATGTACCGTTCAGTCTGGCCGGAGCATATTGATGTGATTGCGATTGTGACCCTGGTCGGCGGTACTGTCGGGGGTTATATCACCTTTGCCGGAGCCCACCGTTTGGTGGATGCGGGCGTGACCGGACAGGAGGCCCTGCCGCAGGTCAACCGTGGTTCTATCTCTGCCATCAGTCTGGCTTCTCTGGTGCGCATCATCCTGTTCCTTGCCGCACTCGGCGTGATCAGCCAGGGCGTCACGCTCGATCCGAGCAACCCACCGGCTTCAATGTTCCAGCACGCCGCCGGTAATGTCGGCTATAAGATCTTCGGGCTGGTGCTGTGGGCGGCAGCCATCACTTCCGTGATCGGTGCGGCTTATACCTCGGTTTCTTTCCTGAAAACGCTCCATCCGCTGATTGAAAAGCACGCCCGTGCATTCATCATCGGATTCATTGTCACCTCGACTTTGATCTTCTGCTTTATCGGTAAGCCGGTTGCCCTGCTGATCATCGCCGGTGCCCTGAACGGGTTCATTCTACCAGTGACCCTGGGCACCATGCTGGTGGCAGCCAAGAAGAAGGCAATTATCGGCAGCTATCAACATCCGGCCTGGATGTCACTGATTGGCTGGGGGATCACAGTGATGATGGCGATGATGAGCCTTTACACCCTGTATAACATGCTGCTGAAATAA
- the pxpB gene encoding 5-oxoprolinase subunit PxpB, giving the protein MTITPVNENTVMVYLADQTSPETADQIAALLPLLRARLGNCLIDLVPSYTSILISFDLMAIGLRDFTQQLKRLLNEAKQQQHQHSPSPLIELPVYYGPEVALDADELCRHTGLAFGQIIDIHASTLYRVYAIGFAPGFAYLGNTDPRLHIARKQTPRAKVPAGSLALADQQTAIYPKASPGGWQIIGRTPVDLIDYQRENLTLFEMGAQVRFTPISRAQFLELGGVITAEEAALAARSKQTDVSANTSARNTRRERGIREVA; this is encoded by the coding sequence ATGACCATCACCCCAGTGAACGAAAATACGGTCATGGTTTATCTGGCCGACCAAACCTCACCGGAGACGGCTGATCAGATTGCCGCACTGCTGCCGCTCCTGCGCGCCCGGTTAGGAAACTGCCTGATTGATCTGGTGCCCTCCTACACTTCCATTCTGATCAGCTTTGATCTGATGGCCATCGGGCTCCGTGACTTCACGCAGCAGCTCAAACGCCTGCTGAATGAAGCCAAACAGCAGCAACATCAGCACAGCCCGAGCCCGTTGATCGAGCTGCCGGTGTATTACGGACCGGAAGTAGCGCTGGATGCGGACGAACTTTGTCGCCATACCGGACTGGCTTTCGGGCAAATTATCGATATTCATGCCAGCACCCTGTACCGCGTCTATGCCATTGGCTTTGCACCGGGATTTGCCTATCTGGGTAATACCGATCCCCGGCTCCACATTGCGCGCAAACAAACCCCACGAGCCAAAGTCCCGGCAGGCAGTCTGGCCCTGGCCGATCAACAAACCGCCATCTATCCCAAAGCCTCGCCGGGTGGCTGGCAGATCATCGGTCGCACCCCGGTTGACCTGATTGATTACCAGCGCGAAAACCTGACCCTGTTTGAAATGGGCGCTCAGGTGCGCTTCACCCCGATCTCCCGCGCCCAGTTTCTGGAGCTGGGCGGGGTTATCACGGCGGAAGAGGCAGCACTTGCTGCTCGCAGCAAGCAAACCGATGTCAGTGCCAATACCAGTGCCCGCAACACACGTCGAGAACGCGGCATCCGGGAGGTCGCATGA
- a CDS encoding NAD-dependent succinate-semialdehyde dehydrogenase → MNVANHRDHSELKPSHAMMAVMDDIRLVRSLAYVNGKWITGERFLAVENPSNNDVIGYVTQLNQAQISEAIDAAEQAFQSWRTLQADERADYLLRWHDLILTAREDLARLMVMEQGKTIAEARGEVDYGASFIRWFAEEGRRSYGETIPSHIPDAQLLTFREPVGVAALITPWNFPNAMVTRKAAAALAAGCTVLIKPASETPFSALALAELAERAGIPAGVVNVITGSGALVSEVLCQSETVKALSFTGSTRVGKHLLRSAAATVKKCSMELGGNAPFIMLEDMDVSAAAKAAVAAKFQTSGQDCLAANRIFVPRQSYALFLEAFAAQMRQLEVGDGFDPSVSLGPLINRAAVSKAHALVQDALAKGARLIAGYDELHLGPNFFAPTLLADVTPAMDVYREENFCPVAGVLPYDDLAEVIRMSNATEYGLAAYVYGHDIRRIWQCLRGLEFGMVSVNSVKMTGHPIPFGGVKQSGLGREGSRYGLDEFSEIKYGCLGALPAAHGE, encoded by the coding sequence TATGTGAACGGGAAGTGGATCACCGGCGAGCGCTTTCTGGCCGTCGAAAACCCGTCAAATAATGATGTCATTGGCTATGTGACCCAATTGAATCAGGCGCAGATCAGTGAGGCCATTGATGCGGCAGAGCAGGCATTTCAATCTTGGCGTACTCTTCAGGCGGATGAGCGTGCGGACTATCTGTTGCGTTGGCATGATTTGATCCTGACAGCCAGAGAAGATCTGGCCCGGTTGATGGTGATGGAGCAGGGTAAGACCATTGCGGAAGCGCGGGGAGAGGTCGACTACGGGGCCTCCTTTATCCGCTGGTTTGCTGAAGAAGGGCGCCGCAGTTATGGCGAAACCATTCCCAGCCATATCCCCGATGCACAACTGCTGACGTTTCGCGAGCCGGTTGGTGTTGCGGCCCTGATCACCCCTTGGAATTTCCCCAATGCCATGGTGACCCGCAAAGCCGCGGCGGCCCTGGCTGCCGGCTGTACGGTGCTGATTAAGCCGGCCAGCGAGACGCCGTTTTCTGCTCTGGCGCTGGCTGAACTGGCCGAGCGTGCCGGGATCCCGGCCGGGGTAGTGAATGTGATCACCGGGAGTGGTGCGCTGGTTTCAGAGGTGCTGTGTCAGTCCGAGACCGTCAAAGCGCTGTCATTTACCGGTTCGACCCGGGTGGGGAAACACCTGCTCCGGTCAGCTGCCGCAACCGTCAAGAAATGCAGTATGGAGCTGGGCGGCAATGCACCTTTCATCATGTTGGAAGACATGGATGTATCAGCTGCTGCCAAAGCCGCCGTGGCGGCGAAGTTTCAGACTTCGGGCCAGGACTGCCTGGCCGCGAACCGTATTTTTGTACCTCGCCAGTCTTATGCCTTGTTTTTAGAAGCTTTTGCCGCCCAGATGCGTCAACTCGAGGTGGGGGACGGCTTCGACCCGTCGGTGAGCCTTGGTCCGCTGATCAATCGCGCAGCGGTGAGTAAAGCCCATGCGTTGGTGCAGGATGCCCTGGCGAAGGGGGCCCGGTTGATTGCCGGCTATGATGAACTTCATTTAGGGCCGAACTTCTTTGCGCCCACCTTGCTGGCGGATGTGACCCCGGCGATGGATGTCTATCGCGAGGAAAACTTTTGTCCGGTGGCCGGGGTGCTGCCTTATGACGATCTGGCCGAGGTGATCCGGATGAGCAATGCAACAGAATATGGCCTGGCGGCTTATGTCTATGGCCATGACATCCGCCGGATCTGGCAGTGCCTGCGCGGGCTGGAATTTGGCATGGTCAGCGTGAACTCGGTCAAAATGACCGGCCACCCGATCCCGTTCGGCGGTGTGAAACAATCCGGTTTGGGCCGGGAAGGGAGCCGTTATGGGCTCGATGAATTCAGTGAAATCAAGTACGGCTGCTTAGGGGCGCTGCCTGCAGCGCATGGCGAATGA